GCGTGGAGTGCCGTAAGGACTCCGGCGTCGTGGACGAGATCCCAGCCGCCTACAAGCCGATCGAGCAGGTCATCGATCAGCAGCGTGACCTGGTCGAGGTCGTGGCGAAGCTCAAGCAGGTCGTCTGCGTGAAGGGCTGACACCGCGGGTCCGCCGTTGACGCCCGCAGTGAGGGGCCCGAGCCGGTTTCGGCTCGGGCCCCTCACGCGTCTCTCCCTCAGCCGAGCCGCTTCTCCAGCAGGGTCACCGCGTACGGGCTGCCCGTTCCGCCCTCCTTGGCGCGCTGTTCGCCGACGACCGTGTAGCCCGCGGACTCGTAGTACGCGCGCAGGCGGGGGTTGGTGGAGAGGCAGTCGAGGCGGGCGTAGGGGCGGCCGGACGCGGTGATGCGGGACTCGGCCTGGGCGAGCATCCTGCGGCCCGTACCCGGTGGGGCGGTGTGCGGGGTCGTCATCAGGCGGTGGATGTAGCCGGCCTCGGGCGGGCGGGGGCCCCAGGCGGCCGGATCGTCCCACCAGAGCTCGAAGGCGCCCGCGACCGCGCCGTCCGCGTACGTCAGCCAGACCTCGCCCTCGCGCATGCGGTCGACGAAGTGGGCCTCGGTCTTCTCGCCGGGCTGCCACTGCTCGATGCCCCGGGCCAGTTGCCACAGGGCCGCCGTGTCGCGCAGACGGACCAGGAGAGGGGCGTCGAGCGGCTCCGCCCTGCGGTGGGTCAACTCCGGCCAGGTGGTGGGGGCCGGTTCCAGGAGGCGGGCGCGGAGGGTCGCCGACAAGGTCTCCGCGTCCATGCCGAGAGCCTCCGTCACATACGCCTCCACCGAGCCGTACCGGGCCCGCAGCGCCTCCAGGAACAGACGCATCACCGACTCGGGAGCCCGCCCGAAGGACGGCCACGCCGGGGAGCGGCCGTCGTTCCTCGCGCGCCAGTCGGCGAGCAGGGCCGGGGTCGCCAGTTCCGTCAGGGAGAAGTCCTCGATGATCACCTCGTCCGGGACGCCCAGCAGGCTCAGGACCAGGGCCGCCAGCTGCCCGGTGCGGTCCTTGCCCGAGGCACAGTGGAAGACCAGCCCCTCCTGCGCGTCGGCCACCAGCTCCAGGGCCGCCGCGATCTCCTTCGTGCCGTCCTCCGCCACCTCCATGAAGCGGGCGGAGAGGTACGGGCCCGGGTCCACGTCCGGGGTCAACGCGGCCTGGTCGTAGGGGCGGTGCTCGATGCTGAGGTTGCGGTAGGTGAAGGAGTCGTCCTCCGGGACCCGGCCCCTCGCGTCGATCTCCCAGGGGTGGCGCAGGTCGATCACCGTGCGGACGCCGAGGGCGAGGAAGCGGTCCCAGTCCGGGGTGTCCGGTCTCAGCTTGCCGAGCGAGTCCGCGCGGAACAGCCGGCCCGCGCGGACCCGATGGCCGCTACTGGTCGGGTATCCGCCCAGGTCACGGAAGTTGTGCAGCGTCTCGAACGGTATGTGTCTGTCCACGTGGAAGACCCTATGGCGCGGCGGCCGTCACTTCGCGTGGCGTACCGCGTAGATCATCACGAACGCCACGATGTGGATGCCGAAGAGGAAGTAGGCCAGGAAGACCCACATGTGGCGCTCGTTCTTCGTCTCCTGGGCCAGGCGGCGCTGCTCCAGTGAGTGCTGTTCCGGCGAGAGCTGTTCCCGTGCGTCCGGGTCCTGGCCCGCGGTCCCCTCCTCGGCCGTCACAGCTCCCGGTGGACCTTCGTGTTGGACGCCTGGGCGCGGGGGCGCAGGACGAGGAGGTCGACGTTGACGTGGCTGGGGCGGGTGACCGCCCAGGCGATCGTCTCGGCCACGTCGGAGGCGGTGAGGGGTTCGGCGACGCCCTCGTAGACCTTGGCGGCCTTGTCCGTGTCGCCGCCGAAGCGGGTGAGGGCGAACTCGTCGGTCCTGACCATGCCGGGGGCGATCTCGATGACGCGGACCGGCAGGCCGACGATCTCCAGGCGGAGGGTCTCGGCGAGGACGTGGGTGCCGTGCTTCGCGGCGACATAGCCGCCGCCGCCCTCGTACGTCCCGTGACCGGCGGTCGAGGACACCACCACGACCGTTCCGTCGCCGCTCGCCACCAGCTTGGGGAGCAGGGCCTGGGTGACGTTGAGGGTGCCGAGGACGTTCGTCTCGTACATCGTGCGCCAGTCGGCCGGGTCGCCGGTGGCGACGGGGTCGGCGCCGAGCGCGCCGCCCGCGTTGTTGACGAGGACGCCGATCGTCTTGAAGGCGCCGGCGAACTCGTCGACCGCGGCGCGGTCCGTGACGTCCAGCGGGTAGGCCGTCGCGGAGCCGCCCGACCGGGCGATCTCCTCGGCCAGCGCCTCGATGCGGTCCTTGCGGCGGGCGGTCAGGACGACCCGGTAGCCGGCCGCGGCGAGCTGCCGGGCGGTGGCGGCGCCGATTCCGCTGCTCGCACCGGTGACGACGGCGATGCGGGAGGCGGCGGACGGTGCGGCGGTGGCCATGGGCTGCTCCTCGTGCACGGGGGTGTTCGTTCATACGACCGGCTGCCGCCCAGGGTATCCGGGTCAGCCGCCGTTCCTGGGGGCCCACATGATCACGGCCATCCCGGCGAGACAGACCAGGGCGCCGGTCACGTCCCAGCGGTCGGGGCGGTAGCCGTCGGCGACCGCGCCCCAGAGCAGGGAGCCGGCCACGAAGATGCCGCCGTACGCGGCGAGGATGCGGCCGAAGTGGGCGTCGGGCTGGAAGGTGGCGACGAAGCCGTACGCGCCGAGCGCGAGGACACCGCCGGTCGCCCACAGCCAGCCCCGGTGCTCGCGTACGCCCTGCCAGACCAGCCACGCGCCGCCGATCTCGAAGAGCGCGGCGACGACGAACAGGGCGGCCGACCGGAGGACGAACATGTCGGCAGCTTGGCACGGCCGGGTGGTGTCACCTGTTGGAGGGCGCCTGCCGGGCGCCGGGCGTGGGATACATCCCCTTCGTACCCGGCCCTTCGTACCCGGGCGGTTTCCGATCGAGGAATCGAGGAGTGGTGGCATGCGCTGGATGCGAGGTCTCGCGGTGTGGGGTGCGGTACTGGCGGTGGGGGTGGGGGTCGCGCCCGCGCGGGCGGCCGGGACGGCGGGGGAGGCGACCGAGGCGGACCTGTCGTACCACGGCTCCGCCGTCATGCGCG
The sequence above is a segment of the Streptomyces asoensis genome. Coding sequences within it:
- a CDS encoding GNAT family N-acetyltransferase; the encoded protein is MDRHIPFETLHNFRDLGGYPTSSGHRVRAGRLFRADSLGKLRPDTPDWDRFLALGVRTVIDLRHPWEIDARGRVPEDDSFTYRNLSIEHRPYDQAALTPDVDPGPYLSARFMEVAEDGTKEIAAALELVADAQEGLVFHCASGKDRTGQLAALVLSLLGVPDEVIIEDFSLTELATPALLADWRARNDGRSPAWPSFGRAPESVMRLFLEALRARYGSVEAYVTEALGMDAETLSATLRARLLEPAPTTWPELTHRRAEPLDAPLLVRLRDTAALWQLARGIEQWQPGEKTEAHFVDRMREGEVWLTYADGAVAGAFELWWDDPAAWGPRPPEAGYIHRLMTTPHTAPPGTGRRMLAQAESRITASGRPYARLDCLSTNPRLRAYYESAGYTVVGEQRAKEGGTGSPYAVTLLEKRLG
- a CDS encoding SDR family NAD(P)-dependent oxidoreductase produces the protein MATAAPSAASRIAVVTGASSGIGAATARQLAAAGYRVVLTARRKDRIEALAEEIARSGGSATAYPLDVTDRAAVDEFAGAFKTIGVLVNNAGGALGADPVATGDPADWRTMYETNVLGTLNVTQALLPKLVASGDGTVVVVSSTAGHGTYEGGGGYVAAKHGTHVLAETLRLEIVGLPVRVIEIAPGMVRTDEFALTRFGGDTDKAAKVYEGVAEPLTASDVAETIAWAVTRPSHVNVDLLVLRPRAQASNTKVHREL
- a CDS encoding YnfA family protein, which gives rise to MFVLRSAALFVVAALFEIGGAWLVWQGVREHRGWLWATGGVLALGAYGFVATFQPDAHFGRILAAYGGIFVAGSLLWGAVADGYRPDRWDVTGALVCLAGMAVIMWAPRNGG